Proteins found in one Amycolatopsis aidingensis genomic segment:
- the pgl gene encoding 6-phosphogluconolactonase: MSDTDVVVHADPDLLAAACAARLITAVLDAQAQRGTASVVLTGGGTGIAVLEQVRQSPARDAIDWSRVDLYWGDERFLAADDDERNEKQARQALLDHVPVDPARVHPMAPADGPFGDDPEAAAADYARVLAEAAGPGREVPAFDVLLLGLGGEGHTASIFPDSPAVHEQERSVVAVHDSPKPPPTRISLTLPAIRQAVEVWLVTTGEAKAEAVALALAGADEVRLPVAGARGSLRTRWLLDRAAAPRR, encoded by the coding sequence GTGAGCGATACCGATGTCGTCGTGCATGCCGATCCGGACCTGCTGGCGGCGGCCTGCGCCGCCAGGCTGATCACTGCGGTGCTGGACGCGCAGGCGCAGCGGGGCACCGCCTCGGTGGTGCTGACCGGCGGTGGCACCGGCATCGCGGTGCTGGAGCAGGTGCGGCAGTCCCCCGCCAGGGACGCGATCGACTGGTCGCGGGTGGACCTGTACTGGGGCGACGAGCGGTTCCTTGCCGCGGACGACGACGAGCGCAACGAGAAGCAGGCCCGGCAGGCCCTGCTCGACCACGTTCCGGTCGATCCGGCCCGGGTGCACCCGATGGCGCCCGCCGACGGCCCGTTCGGCGACGACCCGGAGGCCGCGGCCGCCGACTACGCCAGGGTGCTCGCCGAGGCCGCGGGCCCAGGGCGGGAGGTACCAGCCTTCGATGTGCTGCTGCTGGGGCTGGGCGGCGAGGGGCACACCGCGTCGATCTTCCCGGACTCCCCCGCCGTACACGAGCAGGAGCGCTCGGTGGTCGCCGTGCACGACTCGCCGAAACCGCCGCCCACCCGGATCTCACTGACCCTGCCCGCCATCCGGCAGGCGGTCGAGGTGTGGCTGGTCACCACCGGCGAGGCCAAGGCCGAGGCCGTCGCGCTGGCCCTGGCCGGGGCGGACGAGGTGCGGCTCCCGGTCGCCGGCGCCCGCGGCAGCCTGCGCACCCGCTGGCTGCTGGACCGCGCCGCCGCGCCCCGCCGCTGA
- the opcA gene encoding glucose-6-phosphate dehydrogenase assembly protein OpcA, which translates to MIIDLPSTTTSQVNNKLVELRERGGAVALGRVLTLVIAAEDDERLEDAIDAANEASREHPSRVIVVAKGSRPAAARIDGQIRVGGDAGASEVIVLRLYGPLAGQGQSAVVPLLLPDAPIVTWWPSGGPKAPAQDPLGQIAQRRITDSAAEKNPIRTLAARGRSYVAGDTDLAWTRLTRWRAQLVSALDLPPYEKVTGATVTGEADSPSTELLAGWLAEYLKAPVKRVKTSEAQGIVSVSLDRRSGPIELHRPDGRVGRLTQPGQPARRIALQRRDTRDCLIEELRRLDPDEIYQAALHGLDKLTSGGGRKRTATASGSGGNSTRGTTKTTRKAAQ; encoded by the coding sequence GTGATCATCGACCTGCCGTCCACCACCACCTCGCAGGTCAACAACAAACTGGTCGAGCTGCGCGAGCGCGGCGGCGCCGTCGCGCTGGGCAGGGTGCTCACCCTGGTCATCGCGGCTGAGGACGATGAGCGGCTGGAGGACGCCATCGACGCCGCCAACGAGGCCAGCAGGGAACACCCCTCCCGGGTGATCGTGGTGGCCAAGGGCTCCCGTCCGGCCGCGGCGCGGATCGACGGCCAGATCCGGGTCGGTGGCGACGCGGGTGCCAGCGAGGTCATCGTGCTGCGGCTGTACGGCCCGCTGGCAGGCCAGGGGCAGAGCGCGGTGGTCCCGCTGCTGCTGCCGGACGCGCCGATCGTGACCTGGTGGCCCAGCGGCGGGCCGAAGGCGCCCGCCCAGGATCCGCTCGGGCAGATCGCCCAGCGCCGGATCACCGACTCGGCAGCGGAGAAGAACCCGATCCGTACCCTGGCCGCCCGCGGCAGGTCCTATGTGGCCGGCGACACCGACCTCGCCTGGACCCGGCTGACCCGCTGGCGTGCCCAGCTGGTGTCCGCGCTGGACCTGCCGCCGTACGAGAAGGTCACCGGGGCGACGGTGACCGGCGAGGCGGACTCGCCCTCCACCGAGCTGCTGGCCGGCTGGCTGGCGGAGTACCTCAAGGCCCCGGTGAAGCGGGTCAAGACCAGTGAGGCACAGGGCATCGTCTCGGTGAGCCTGGACCGCCGCTCCGGTCCGATCGAACTGCACCGGCCGGACGGGCGGGTCGGCAGGCTCACCCAGCCCGGCCAGCCCGCGCGGCGGATCGCGTTGCAGCGCCGGGACACCAGGGACTGCCTGATCGAGGAGCTGCGCAGGCTCGACCCGGACGAGATCTACCAGGCGGCGCTGCACGGGCTGGACAAGCTCACCAGCGGCGGCGGCCGCAAGCGCACCGCCACCGCGAGCGGTAGCGGCGGCAACAGCACCAGGGGCACGACGAAGACGACCAGGAAGGCCGCGCAGTGA
- the zwf gene encoding glucose-6-phosphate dehydrogenase — MSRQWTNPLRDPRDKRLPRIAGPSSLVIFGVTGDLSRKKLMPAIYDLAHRGLLPAGFSLVGFARREWEHQDFGEMVHDAVAEHARTTFRESVWNRLAEGIRFVPGTFDDDDSFDRLAQTVRELGEERGTGGNTAFYLSIPPWAFPVVTKQLARCGLADADADTWRRVVIEKPFGHDLSSAKELNNVVNDVFPEESVFRIDHYLGKETVQNILALRFANQLFEPIWNANHVDHVQITMAEDIGLGGRAGYYDGIGAARDVIQNHLLQLLAFTAMEEPLSFEPNALRAEKVKVLAATKAVQPFDRTTARGQYAGGWQGGTKVPGLLQEDGFAKDSTTETYAAVTLEVQNRRWAGVPFYLRTGKRLGRRVTEIAVVFKRAPHLPFDSSSTEELGQNALVIRVQPDEGVTLRFGSKVPGTTMEVRDVTMDFGYGHAFTESSPEAYERLILDVLLGEPSLFPVNDEVELSWQILDPVLEHWAKHGAPESYQPGSWGPPSAEELLARTGRHWRRP; from the coding sequence ATGAGTCGTCAGTGGACCAACCCGCTCCGGGACCCGCGGGACAAGCGGCTGCCCAGGATCGCGGGCCCCTCCAGCCTGGTGATCTTCGGGGTCACCGGCGACCTCTCCCGCAAGAAACTGATGCCCGCGATCTACGACCTCGCGCATCGCGGGCTGCTGCCGGCCGGGTTCTCCCTGGTCGGTTTCGCCCGCAGGGAGTGGGAACACCAGGACTTCGGCGAGATGGTGCACGACGCGGTGGCCGAGCATGCGCGCACCACGTTCCGCGAGTCGGTGTGGAACCGGCTCGCGGAGGGCATCCGGTTCGTGCCGGGCACCTTCGATGACGACGACTCCTTCGACCGGCTGGCGCAGACCGTGCGGGAGCTCGGCGAGGAGCGCGGCACCGGCGGCAACACGGCCTTCTACCTTTCCATCCCGCCATGGGCCTTCCCGGTGGTGACCAAGCAACTGGCCCGCTGCGGGCTGGCCGACGCCGATGCCGACACCTGGCGCCGGGTGGTGATCGAGAAGCCGTTCGGGCACGACCTTTCCAGCGCCAAGGAACTGAACAACGTCGTCAACGACGTGTTCCCCGAGGAGTCGGTGTTCCGGATCGACCACTACCTCGGCAAGGAGACGGTGCAGAACATCCTGGCACTGCGCTTCGCCAACCAGCTGTTCGAGCCGATCTGGAACGCCAACCACGTGGACCACGTGCAGATCACCATGGCCGAGGACATCGGGCTCGGCGGGCGCGCTGGCTACTACGACGGGATCGGCGCGGCGCGCGACGTGATCCAGAACCACCTGCTGCAGCTGCTGGCCTTCACCGCGATGGAGGAGCCGCTGTCCTTCGAACCGAACGCGCTGCGCGCGGAGAAGGTGAAGGTGCTGGCGGCCACCAAGGCGGTGCAGCCCTTCGATCGGACCACCGCGCGCGGGCAGTACGCGGGTGGCTGGCAGGGCGGCACCAAGGTGCCCGGCCTGCTGCAGGAGGACGGCTTCGCCAAGGACTCCACCACCGAGACCTACGCCGCGGTGACCCTGGAGGTGCAGAACCGCCGCTGGGCGGGCGTGCCGTTCTACCTGCGCACCGGCAAGCGGCTGGGCAGGAGGGTGACCGAGATCGCGGTGGTGTTCAAGCGGGCCCCGCACCTGCCCTTCGACTCCTCCTCCACCGAGGAACTCGGGCAGAACGCGCTGGTGATCAGGGTGCAGCCGGACGAGGGCGTCACACTGCGGTTCGGTTCGAAGGTGCCCGGCACCACCATGGAGGTCCGGGACGTGACCATGGACTTCGGCTACGGGCACGCGTTCACCGAGTCCTCCCCGGAGGCCTACGAGCGGCTGATCCTGGACGTGCTGCTCGGCGAACCCTCGCTGTTCCCCGTCAACGACGAGGTGGAGCTGTCCTGGCAGATCCTCGACCCGGTGCTGGAGCACTGGGCCAAGCATGGCGCACCCGAGTCGTACCAGCCGGGTTCCTGGGGTCCGCCGTCCGCGGAGGAGCTACTCGCCCGCACCGGTAGGCACTGGAGGCGTCCGTGA
- a CDS encoding glucose-6-phosphate isomerase: MADSTTLAVTVGEVVPGATGADLVGKLVEDRVASRVAAQDPTLWGPDAESEAAIRLAWTTLYKTSRPLIGEIEALREELRAEGIDRVVLAGMGGSSLAPEVITATEGVPLTVLDTTDPGQVADALAGDLDRTVLVVSSKSGGTVETDSHRRIFARAFTEAGVDAAARIVVVTDPGSPLAELAESESYRRVFLADPDVGGRYSALTAFGLVPAGLAGADVARLLDQAASASELVSADTEDNPALKLAAALAAAHEVGAEKVVLTNTDAGSANTLTGFGDWAEQLIAESTGKQGTGLLPVVVGGPNAPGFADAGADALPVAIGPMVGGARVSTRGSLGGQFLLWEYATAIVGRLLGINPFDQPDVEAAKQAARSLLDDPSALGGSTEPSTVVGSVEVYASAGTSGDDGLAAVLREFLGSAPEGGYLAVQAYLDRLDDASAALLRNELAGRGGLQTTFGWGPRFLHSTGQYHKGGHQNGIFLQITGAVDHDLEVPDRPYTLGTLQLAQALGDGQVLLEHGRPVLRLHLTDRAAGLAELVRAIQEL, from the coding sequence ATGGCGGACTCCACAACGCTCGCGGTCACGGTCGGCGAGGTCGTTCCCGGCGCGACCGGTGCCGACCTGGTTGGCAAGCTCGTCGAGGACCGGGTGGCGAGCAGAGTCGCGGCACAGGACCCCACGCTGTGGGGCCCGGATGCCGAGTCCGAGGCCGCCATCCGGCTGGCCTGGACCACGCTGTACAAGACCTCGCGCCCGCTGATCGGCGAGATCGAGGCACTGCGCGAGGAACTGCGCGCCGAGGGCATCGACCGGGTCGTGCTGGCCGGGATGGGTGGCTCCTCGCTGGCACCCGAGGTGATCACCGCGACCGAGGGTGTGCCGCTGACCGTGCTGGACACCACCGACCCAGGGCAGGTGGCCGACGCGCTGGCAGGCGACCTGGACCGTACCGTGCTGGTGGTGTCCTCCAAGTCCGGCGGCACCGTGGAGACCGACAGCCACCGGCGGATCTTCGCCAGGGCCTTCACCGAGGCCGGGGTGGACGCCGCCGCCCGGATCGTGGTGGTGACCGATCCCGGCTCGCCGCTGGCCGAGCTCGCCGAATCCGAGAGCTACCGCAGGGTGTTCCTCGCCGACCCTGACGTCGGTGGCCGCTACTCGGCGCTGACCGCGTTCGGGCTGGTGCCTGCCGGGCTGGCCGGTGCGGACGTGGCCAGGCTGCTGGACCAGGCGGCCAGCGCCAGCGAGCTGGTGTCCGCCGACACCGAGGACAATCCGGCGCTGAAGCTGGCCGCCGCGCTGGCCGCGGCGCACGAGGTCGGTGCGGAGAAGGTGGTGCTGACCAACACCGACGCGGGCAGCGCGAACACGCTCACCGGCTTCGGCGACTGGGCCGAGCAGCTGATCGCCGAGTCCACCGGCAAGCAGGGCACCGGGCTGCTGCCGGTGGTGGTCGGGGGGCCGAACGCCCCCGGGTTCGCCGACGCGGGAGCGGACGCCCTGCCGGTGGCGATCGGACCGATGGTCGGCGGGGCCAGGGTGAGTACCCGTGGCTCGCTCGGCGGGCAGTTCCTGCTCTGGGAGTACGCCACCGCGATCGTGGGCAGGCTGCTCGGGATCAACCCGTTCGACCAGCCCGATGTGGAGGCGGCGAAGCAGGCGGCCCGGTCCCTGCTGGACGACCCGAGCGCGCTCGGCGGCTCGACCGAACCGTCCACTGTGGTCGGCTCGGTGGAGGTGTACGCCTCGGCGGGCACCTCGGGCGACGACGGGCTGGCCGCCGTGCTGCGCGAGTTCCTGGGTTCCGCTCCGGAGGGTGGGTACCTCGCGGTGCAGGCCTATCTGGACCGGCTGGACGACGCCTCGGCCGCGCTGCTGCGCAACGAGCTGGCCGGCCGCGGCGGGTTGCAGACCACCTTCGGCTGGGGCCCGCGATTCCTGCACTCGACCGGGCAGTATCACAAGGGGGGCCACCAGAACGGGATCTTCCTGCAGATCACCGGCGCGGTGGACCATGACCTCGAGGTACCCGACCGGCCGTACACTCTGGGCACCCTCCAGCTCGCGCAGGCGCTCGGTGACGGGCAGGTGCTGCTCGAGCACGGCAGGCCCGTGCTCCGGCTGCACCTCACCGACCGGGCGGCGGGACTGGCCGAACTCGTCCGTGCGATTCAGGAACTGTGA
- the tal gene encoding transaldolase gives MSTTDRLAQLSGAGVSIWLDDLSRERLNTGNLAELIRDKHVVGVTTNPTIFAGALSAGAAYDEQVAELAGRGADVDAAVRELTTTDVRNAADLFREVYRDTGGVDGRVSIEVDPRLARETDKTVAEAQDLWKTVDRPNVLIKIPATEQGLPAITRTLAEGISVNVTLIFSTERYREVIEAFFTGLEQARANGHDLSGIHSVASFFVSRVDSEVDKRLAEIGTGEAKAMLGEAAIANAQLAYATYQEMFGTERWRALAEQGANAQRPLWASTGVKSPEYSDTRYVDQLVVSGTVNTMPEKTLEATADHAEISGDTVTGTAERARAVFDRLAVIGVNVDDVFRVLENEGVQKFEKSWTELLDTVSGQLEKARS, from the coding sequence ATGAGCACCACCGATAGGCTCGCTCAGCTCTCCGGGGCCGGGGTGTCGATCTGGCTGGACGACCTGTCCAGGGAGCGGCTGAACACCGGCAACCTCGCCGAGCTCATCCGGGACAAGCACGTCGTGGGCGTCACCACCAACCCGACGATCTTCGCGGGCGCGCTCTCCGCGGGCGCGGCCTACGACGAGCAGGTGGCCGAGCTGGCCGGGCGCGGCGCCGATGTGGACGCCGCGGTGCGCGAGCTGACCACCACCGACGTGCGCAATGCGGCCGACCTCTTCCGCGAGGTCTACCGGGACACCGGCGGGGTGGACGGCCGGGTGTCCATCGAGGTGGACCCGCGGCTGGCCAGGGAAACGGACAAGACCGTCGCCGAGGCACAGGACCTGTGGAAGACCGTGGACCGGCCGAACGTGCTGATCAAGATCCCGGCCACCGAGCAGGGACTGCCGGCGATCACCCGCACCCTGGCCGAGGGCATCAGCGTGAACGTCACGCTGATCTTCTCCACCGAGCGCTACCGCGAGGTGATCGAGGCCTTCTTCACGGGTCTGGAGCAGGCCAGGGCGAACGGGCACGACCTGTCCGGGATCCACTCGGTCGCCTCCTTCTTCGTGTCCAGGGTGGACTCCGAGGTGGACAAGCGGCTGGCGGAGATCGGCACCGGCGAGGCGAAGGCCATGCTCGGCGAGGCCGCGATCGCCAACGCGCAGCTGGCCTACGCCACCTACCAGGAGATGTTCGGCACCGAACGGTGGCGGGCGCTGGCCGAGCAGGGCGCCAACGCGCAGCGGCCGCTGTGGGCCTCCACCGGAGTGAAGAGCCCGGAGTACTCCGACACCCGCTACGTGGACCAGCTGGTGGTCTCCGGGACGGTGAACACCATGCCGGAGAAGACCCTGGAGGCCACTGCGGATCACGCCGAGATCAGCGGGGACACCGTCACCGGCACGGCGGAGCGGGCCAGGGCCGTTTTCGACCGGCTCGCCGTGATCGGCGTGAACGTCGATGATGTGTTCCGCGTACTGGAGAACGAGGGCGTGCAGAAGTTCGAGAAGTCGTGGACCGAGCTGCTGGACACGGTTTCCGGCCAGCTCGAAAAGGCGAGGAGCTGA
- the tkt gene encoding transketolase: MSHPTSHPSPHPSPHTGPISENNPLVRRNLPADWSEQDTRAVDTVRVLAADAVENCGSGHPGTAMSLAPVAYSLFQRIMRHDPADPEWPARDRFVLSAGHSSLTLYIQLFLAGYGLEMADLEQLRKWESKTPGHPEYRHTPGVETTTGPLGQGLANAVGMAMAARRERGLLDPGPAPGESLFDHFVYVIASDGDIEEGVTSEASSIAGRQELGNLVVIYDDNKISIEDDTNIALSEDTAKRYEAYGWHVQVVDGGEDVAAFEQAIAAAKADTTRPSFILLRTIIGYPAPNKMNTGKAHGAALGADEVAEVKRILGFDPERSFQIEDEVLAHTRAALDRGKQAHAQWRERFEAWAAANPERKALADRLRTRSLPSGWEQKLPEWDPDEKGIATRKASGEVLNAIGDVLPELWGGSADLAESNNTIIKNATSFGPEAAATEMFQAEPYGRNLHFGVREHAMGSILNGIALHGGTRPYGATFLIFSDYMRPAVRLAALMKAPVTYVWTHDSIGLGEDGPTHQPIEQLSALRAIPGLNVVRPADANETAAAWKAVLEDNDTPSGLALTRQNVPVLEGTKEKAPEGVARGGYVLAEATGGSPQVVLIATGSEVQLAVEARNTLEADGVATRVVSMPCVEWFDAQDAAYRESVLPAGVKARVAVEAGVAQSWHRLVGDAGEIVSIEHFGASADYKTLFREFGFTGDAVTAAARRSLERSGK; encoded by the coding sequence GTGTCCCACCCCACGTCCCACCCATCGCCGCACCCGTCGCCGCACACCGGGCCCATCAGCGAGAACAACCCACTGGTCCGGCGGAACCTGCCCGCCGACTGGAGCGAGCAGGACACCCGCGCGGTGGACACCGTCCGGGTCCTGGCCGCCGACGCGGTGGAGAACTGTGGCAGTGGTCACCCCGGCACCGCGATGAGCCTGGCGCCCGTCGCGTACTCCCTGTTCCAGCGGATCATGCGGCACGACCCGGCGGATCCCGAGTGGCCCGCCCGTGACCGGTTCGTCCTCTCCGCGGGACACAGCAGCCTGACCCTCTACATCCAGCTCTTCCTCGCCGGGTACGGCCTGGAGATGGCCGACCTCGAGCAGCTGCGCAAATGGGAGTCGAAGACCCCTGGCCACCCGGAGTACCGGCACACCCCCGGGGTGGAGACCACCACCGGCCCGCTCGGCCAGGGCCTGGCCAACGCGGTGGGGATGGCAATGGCGGCCCGCAGGGAGCGCGGCCTGCTCGACCCCGGGCCCGCTCCAGGGGAGAGCCTGTTCGACCACTTCGTCTACGTGATCGCCTCGGACGGGGACATCGAGGAGGGCGTCACCTCCGAGGCCTCCTCCATCGCCGGGCGCCAGGAGCTGGGCAACCTGGTGGTGATCTACGACGACAACAAGATCTCCATCGAGGACGACACCAACATCGCGCTGTCCGAGGACACCGCCAAGCGGTACGAGGCCTATGGCTGGCACGTGCAGGTGGTCGACGGCGGCGAGGACGTGGCGGCCTTCGAGCAGGCCATCGCGGCGGCCAAGGCGGACACCACCCGGCCCTCGTTCATCCTGTTGCGCACCATCATCGGCTACCCCGCGCCGAACAAGATGAACACCGGCAAGGCGCACGGCGCCGCGCTGGGAGCGGACGAGGTGGCCGAGGTCAAGCGGATCCTCGGGTTCGACCCCGAGCGCAGCTTCCAGATCGAGGACGAGGTGCTGGCGCACACCCGCGCGGCGCTCGACCGCGGCAAGCAGGCGCACGCGCAGTGGCGGGAGCGGTTCGAGGCCTGGGCGGCGGCCAACCCGGAGCGCAAGGCACTGGCCGACCGGCTGCGCACCCGCAGCCTGCCATCAGGCTGGGAGCAGAAGCTGCCGGAGTGGGACCCGGACGAGAAGGGCATCGCCACCAGGAAGGCCTCCGGTGAGGTGCTGAACGCGATCGGCGATGTGCTGCCCGAACTGTGGGGCGGCTCCGCCGACCTGGCCGAGAGCAACAACACCATCATCAAGAACGCCACCTCGTTCGGGCCGGAAGCGGCGGCCACCGAGATGTTCCAGGCCGAGCCGTACGGCCGGAACCTGCACTTCGGCGTGCGGGAGCACGCGATGGGCTCCATCCTGAACGGGATCGCGTTGCACGGCGGCACCCGGCCCTACGGAGCGACCTTCCTGATTTTCAGCGACTACATGCGCCCCGCGGTTCGGCTGGCGGCACTGATGAAGGCCCCGGTGACCTACGTCTGGACGCACGACTCGATCGGCCTTGGCGAGGACGGCCCGACGCACCAGCCGATCGAGCAGCTGTCCGCGCTGCGCGCCATCCCCGGCCTGAACGTCGTGCGGCCCGCCGACGCGAACGAGACGGCGGCGGCCTGGAAGGCGGTGCTCGAGGACAACGACACGCCGTCCGGGCTGGCGCTGACCCGGCAGAACGTGCCGGTACTCGAGGGCACCAAGGAGAAGGCGCCCGAGGGCGTCGCCAGGGGCGGCTACGTGCTCGCCGAGGCGACCGGCGGCAGCCCGCAGGTGGTGCTGATCGCCACCGGCTCGGAGGTGCAGCTGGCCGTCGAGGCGCGGAACACCCTGGAGGCCGATGGCGTTGCCACCCGTGTGGTGTCGATGCCGTGTGTCGAGTGGTTCGACGCGCAGGACGCGGCCTACCGTGAGTCCGTGCTCCCGGCCGGGGTGAAGGCACGGGTCGCCGTGGAGGCTGGCGTCGCGCAGAGCTGGCACCGCCTCGTCGGCGACGCGGGCGAGATCGTGTCGATCGAGCACTTCGGAGCGTCGGCCGACTACAAGACCCTGTTCCGCGAGTTCGGTTTCACCGGCGACGCCGTCACCGCCGCCGCGCGCCGTTCGCTGGAGCGGTCCGGCAAGTAA
- a CDS encoding heme o synthase encodes MSLVHAAHGSGDPTGPAGSVHPTGEPPANGGRGFLRTVGAYAALAKPRVIELLLVTTIPAMFLAARDIPSPWLVLATLVGGTMAAGSANALNCVIDADIDKVMKRTKRRPLVRDSVPRLGALIFGLALGLASFAVLLLTVNLLAAALAIATILFYIFVYTLVLKRRTPQNVVWGGAAGCMPVVIGWAAVENTVAWPAFVMFGVIFFWTPPHTWALAMKYREDYERAGVPMLPVVATPQHVARQIVVYSWVMVGWTLLLAPATSWLYTAFAALAGAWFLFYAHRLYAAVRAGEQTKPMSLFHRSNTYLMIVFCALAVDSAIGLPVLGLPF; translated from the coding sequence ATGTCGTTGGTGCACGCTGCGCATGGCAGCGGTGACCCCACCGGCCCCGCTGGCTCCGTGCACCCCACCGGCGAACCTCCCGCGAACGGCGGGCGTGGCTTCCTGCGCACCGTCGGCGCATATGCCGCGCTGGCCAAGCCGCGCGTGATCGAACTGCTGCTGGTCACCACCATTCCGGCGATGTTCCTTGCGGCACGGGATATCCCGTCCCCGTGGTTGGTGCTGGCGACGCTGGTCGGCGGCACCATGGCCGCGGGTAGCGCGAACGCGCTGAACTGCGTGATCGACGCCGATATCGACAAGGTGATGAAGCGCACCAAGCGACGCCCGCTGGTGCGGGACTCGGTGCCACGGCTCGGCGCGCTGATCTTCGGGCTGGCCCTGGGGCTGGCGTCCTTCGCGGTGCTGTTGCTGACGGTGAACCTGCTGGCCGCCGCGCTGGCGATCGCGACGATCCTGTTCTACATCTTCGTGTACACCCTGGTGCTCAAGCGCCGTACCCCGCAGAACGTGGTGTGGGGCGGCGCGGCCGGCTGCATGCCGGTGGTGATCGGGTGGGCCGCGGTGGAGAACACGGTCGCCTGGCCCGCGTTCGTGATGTTCGGCGTGATCTTCTTCTGGACCCCGCCGCACACCTGGGCGCTGGCGATGAAGTATCGCGAGGACTACGAGCGGGCAGGTGTGCCGATGCTGCCGGTGGTGGCCACCCCGCAGCACGTGGCGCGGCAGATCGTCGTCTACTCCTGGGTGATGGTGGGCTGGACCCTGCTGCTGGCTCCGGCCACCAGCTGGCTGTACACCGCCTTCGCCGCACTGGCCGGCGCCTGGTTCCTGTTCTACGCGCACCGGCTGTACGCCGCGGTCCGCGCAGGCGAGCAGACCAAGCCGATGTCGCTTTTCCACCGCTCCAACACGTACCTGATGATCGTGTTCTGCGCCCTCGCCGTGGACTCCGCCATCGGTCTCCCGGTACTGGGCCTCCCCTTCTGA